The Nodosilinea sp. PGN35 DNA segment CACAACGGCCTACCGCCAGGCGGGCGATGGCGTGGCCGCCGACCAGGTGACGGCGGTGTATCTGTCGCCCCAGGATCCAGACTTTCTCAAGGCGCTGAACCAGCCCGTGGCCCTGTACCGCTATCGGCTGGAGCTGGTGCCAATGGAGCAAGGGAGTTGAGAAATTGGGCGAGATGGCGGTATTAGGGTCAATCCGCTTCGTTAAACAGGGCCAGGGCTGTACGCCACACCATGTAGCCATTCTGATTGAGGTGCAGGCCGTCGGTGGTGAGGTCGGGCCGCAGGTAGCCTTCGCCGTTGACAAAGAGTGGGTAGAGGTTTAGGTAGTCGGCTCCGGTTTCTACGGCAACCAGTTTGAGCTGGCCGTTGACCGTTTGAATGAGATCGGGGGAGACCGTTAGCAGGCGATCGCGCCCCTCCCAGGTGGAGGTCTCGCCCCCGTGGGGCAAAATCGACTGCACCACTACCCGAGTTTGGGGATGGGTCTGGCGCAGGTAGTCCACCATTTTGCGGACGTTGTACACCAGATCCGCTGCCGAACCTCCCCAGATCAGGTCGTTGATGCCCACCATGATAAACACCGCCTCGGGGGAGGTGTTGTCGAGCAGGTAGAGGCGATCGCGCAGCCCGGTCGAGTTTTCTCCCGAAATGGCCTGATTCAGCCAGGTTTTACGCCCCGGCAGCATACTGGCCGGAAACCACAGGGTCAGCGAATCACCCAGCAAAATCGTCTGGCGCGGCGCATCGATGGCCACCGCCGCCTCCGCTTCCGCCGCCAGCAGCGCCACCCACTGCTCGTAGTCAAGGCTGTGACGCACCCCTAGCTCGGGCTCAAAGGGAGCAATGGGGACATGGCGATCGGCCGCAAAGGCATTGGCCTGGGGCAGCATGGCATCGCCCGCCTGGCTCAGCTGCCGCAGCACCACCACCACCGTAATGAACAGCAGCCCATTCAGCACCAGCGACAGCAGCGCCCAGGGGGGCACCCCCTGCAGCCGATGCAGCGCCGAGCGAAGCTGAGGATAGGGTTGAAGCGGTAAGGCCACGGCGATATACCTACAAACCTGAGGCTGGAAAACCAGCACTCCCAATGGGTCAAATTGTAGATAGATTTTCCCCTACAAACCACTATTGCGGCGAGGGTTTTTTACCCAGTCTGGAGGAGGGCACGGGAGGAAGCTACACATTGAAGCGAAACAGCATGACGTCGCCCTCCTGCACTACGTACTCTTTGCCCTCGCTGCGGACCTGGCCCTTGTCCTTAGCTGTGGCCATCGATCCGGCGGCCACCAGGTCGTCGTAGGCCACCGTCTCCGCGCGAATAAAGCCCCGCTCAAAGTCGGTGTGAATCACCCCTGCCGCCTGGGGGGCTACCATGCCAGCGCGAATTGTCCAGGCGCGGGTTTCTTTAGGGCCGGTGGTGAAGTAGGTGCGCAGCCCCAGCAGCTCGTAGGTGGCGCGAATCAGGGTCTTGAGGCCCCCCTCTTCAACGCCGAGGGCCGCCAAAAAGTCGCTGCGCTCCTCGTCGTTCAGCTCCACCAGCTCCGACTCTACCTGGGCCGAAATCACCACCACCTGGGCAGCTTCTGCCGCCGCTACGGCCCGCACCTGCTCTACCCAGGGGTTGCCGCCCGCCAGGTCTTCTTCCGAGACGTTGGTGGCGTAGATTACGGGCTTGCGGGTGAGCAGCCCCAGGGGCTTGATGATCGCCTCGGCCTCTTCGTCAAGCTCCACCTGGCGGGCGGTTTTGCCCTCGTTGAGCACCGGCAGGATTTTTTCTAAAATGGCCAGCTCGGCCTGGGCCTCTTTGTCGGCGCGGGCCAGCTTGCGCACCCGATCGACCCGGCGCTCTAGCTGGGCCAGGTCAGACAGAGCCAGTTCCAGGTTGATCACCTCAATGTCGCGCACCGGATCCACTGAACCCGAGACATGGATGATGTCGTCGTCGTCAAAACAGCGCACTACGTGGACGATCGCATCCACCTCGCGAATGTTGGCCAAAAACTGATTGCCCAACCCCTCTCCCTGGCTGGCCCCCTGCACCAGGCCCGCAATATCGACAAACTCCACCCGGGCGGGCACCGTCTCCGCCGAGCTAGAGATGTCGGCCAGCACCCGCAGACGGGCATCGGGCACCGCCACAATCCCCACGTTGGGCTCAATGGTGCAAAAGGGAAAGTTGGCGGCCTGGGCCTTGGCGTTGGCCACCACGGCGTTGAACAGGGTAGATTTGCCAACGTTGGGCAGGCCAACAATGCCAGCTCGTAACATGGGTTAACTCTAGATTGAGATCGTTAGGGAATGTTTGCCGCCATCGGCAAACACCTACCTAGCATAAGAGAGGATGGGGTCATTGCGGAGGTGTTGCTATACCCTATAGAACAAACGGACAACGACCGCGCAAGGGTGAGCTATGGCTGGAGTGACAGGGGCAGGGCGGCGGGTGCAGCCCGCGCTAGCGGCGGGGCTGGTGGCGCTGGGGCTGGTTGGGTGCAATACCCTGGGTCTGTCGCGATCGCCCCAGGGCAACGGCGAGATGAGTAACCAATACGTCGATCGCGGCTTTCGGGGCGATATGCTGGTCAGCCGCATGAAGCCGGTGCGGGTGCGGCTGCAAAACGGTTGGCAGGCAGCCCCCACCGGCACCCTGCACAACAGCGCCGACCTGGAGGCCTACAATCTCGACGAAAACATGTTTCTGGTGGTGGTGGGCGAAAACCGCGACGCCGTCTCCCCCGGCAACATTGAAGAGCAGGCCAATGTCTATCTACAAATTCTCAAGGGCGGCTTCGACCAGGTGATTGCCAACCAGGCGCGTACCGGGGTAGAGCGGGTCAGCAGCTTTCCGGCGGTGCAGTACGAGGTGCGCGGCAGCGTATCCCAGCGCCCGGTGGCCTACCTGCACACCACGGTCGAAATGGGCGAGGAGTACTACCAGGTAGTGGTGTGGACCCCCGACGAGCTGCGCATGGCCAATGCCGATGCCATGCGGGCCGTGACGCAAGAATTTCGCGATGCCCAGCTTTAGTGCCGCCATTCTGTGGCCTAATAGAGTCTGGAGAGCGGAGGACGTTCGCGTTTCTTTTAGAGAAAGCCTTGCCTACGGCAGCTCGCCCCTCGCTCCACTCCCGGCCCTAGACCAAGGATATAATCGCCATGCTGCGCTGGCTCTCCGCAACCCTCCCTGCCAAGCTTTTCTTTGCCGACACCGCCCGGCTGAGCCGGGGTCTTGGCCTGGCCTGCGCCGCTCTGGTGCTGTGGCTGGGCCTGGGGGGGCAGCCCAGTGCCCTGGCGGGTCTCACCGACGACAACTACGACGGCAACATCTTTGCCCTCTACGCGGGCAACGGGTCACTGGTGCCCCCAAACGTCAGTCTGGCGGAGTCGCTGAAGTATGGCAAACCCGCCATTGTGGTGATCTATGTAGACGACAGCAGCGACTGCAAGCGGTTTGCTTCAGTAATTTCCCAGCTCCAGGCCCCCTACGGACGGGTGGCCAACTTTATTCCCATCATGGCCGACTCGATTCCGGTGCAGGCCAGCTACGAGCCCAGCGAGCCCGGCTACTATTTTAAAAATGCCGTGCCCCAAACCCTGGTGTTTAACGCCCAGGGGGAGCTGGTGTTTAACGAAATCGGTACGGTCTCCTACGAGGCGATCGACGATGTCATGCGCGAGGTGTTTGACCTCCTGCCCCGCACCGAGTCGGAAGAGCTGCGCCGCCGCCCCATCAACGAGGTGAATTCGGAACTGGTGCCCGAGCAGTAGCGTCCTGGCCCTGGCAGAGCGGCCAGCAAACCCACGGTCACGGCGAGAACTCCCGGTAGGGGCGTCGGGGTCCTCCTCTGCCTTCGATCGCTCAGGGAGCGACCCGCTGCACCAGGGGACGAAATTGCTCCACTAAAGGCATCTGAGCCACGGCCAGGGTGGGATAGGGGTGACGGCTGTAGTCTTTGCCCACCTCGAGCGGAAAGGGGGCGATGTCGTTCAGCGGTACCCAGGTGGCTCCGGCGGCCTGGGTAATGGCCCACACCGCCGCAATATCCCAGATCTTGGGCGTTGCCTCCACCGCGCCGATCGCCCAGCCCGCCCCCACCAGCAGCAGGTTGTAGGCCGCCGAGCCCAGCATGCGAATCTTGCAGGGAAAGGGGCGTTCCAGCACTGAGGTGCTGCGGGCGCAGAGGCTGAAGAACTGGGTTTTGTCTGGTTCGGCGGTGCTGCTGTGCATGGGGCGACCGTTGCAGAACGCGCCGCTGGGCATTTCCAGGCCGCTCTGCCCCGGCCAGTAGCCGTAGAACGCCTGGTTTAAAGGCGGCATGGCCACGTAGCCAAACACCGGGGTACCCCGATACAGCAGGCCCAGCGAAATGCCCCACACCGGAATGCCGCGCGTAAAGTTGGTGGTGCCGTCGATGGGGTCGATGATCCAGCACCAGTCGGTGGCGGGGAAGATGTGCTCCACCTCTTCGCTGAGCACGCCGTGGGCGGGAAAGGTTTCGGCGATGGCGGCGCGCAGGGTGTCGTCGGCCCAGCGATCGCACCGGGTCACCAAACTCCCGTCAGCCTTCAGATCCGCCTGTACCTGACCGAAGTCTTCGAGCAGCTTTTGCCCCACAATTTTAGTCGTGGCCCCGGCAAAGGCCAGCACCTCGTCCCAGAAGTTTTGTGCCATGCTCAATCCATATCGCTTTCGAGGGCAGCGGTGATCGCCGCCTTGGCATTGGCCTGAAACTCCTGAATGTTTACCCGGCTGAGCAGCCAGATCGCGATCAGCATGCCGATCGCTTGCAGGGTAAACACCAGCCCGTAGGCCAAAAACGCCTGGGGCTGACCCACTTCTGCCGCGCCGTCAAAGGTTCTGAGCAGGGCGCGACCCAGATCGAGCACGCCGCCGCCCAGCACCGTGGCGCTGCCTCGGGCGATCGCCTGGGCCAGCCCCCAGGCCCCAATAAACGTCCCCGCCGTCTCGGCCACCGTCAGATCCAGCATCAGCACGATCGCCCCCAGGGTGAGCATGCCGGAGGCCGTGCCAAACAAAAACACCGCCGACAGCAAAACTGTTGGGTTGCCCGTCAGCCCCGACAGGGTAAGGCCCACCAGGCACAGCGCCGCCCAGCCACAGCCCAGCACCACCGTGCGCTTTTTGCCAATGCGCGGTACCACCAGCCAGCCCGCGACAATGATGCTCAGCAGCGTGCCCATGCCAAAGGCGGCGTTGAGCTGGGTGGTTTCGGCAATGGTCATGCCAAAGACTTCGCCGCCGTAGGGCTCCAGCACCGCATCCTGCATGAACAGGCTGAGGCTGAGCACCAGCAAAAAGGTGAAAAACAGCCCCGTCTGACGGCTGGCGGTGAGAATTTTGAGGGCGCGCCCCAGGGTGAGGCTGTCTTCGCGGTCTCGCAGGGACGATCGCTGGGTCAGCCGCGAATACTTGCGCTCGATGCCGTAGGTGCTCAGCACCGCCAGGGCGCACACCACCGCCGGGGCAATCACAAACAGCCGGTTTACCGCGCTGCGCACCTGCTCAAAGGGGGCGTCTAGCTCAATGGGCTTCAGCACAATGGAGGTGATGATCACCCCGGTGATAATGCCCACCATCAGCATGGCCCAGCCAATGCCCACCAGGCGCGATCGCGAATCCTCATCCGACACATCCACCAGCAGCGCCGTGAACGGCGTTGAGGTGGCGCTCAGGGCCAGACCATAGATGGCAAACAGTAGCCCCAGCAGCCCCACCCAGGGGTACACCGCTGGCCCCCAGCCCCCCTCGACAATGCGGCCACCAATTTGCCACACCACCTGCAACGCGCAGAATGCCGTCACCGCCACCGCCGCGATTCCCAGCCAGATATAGCCGCTGCGGTGGTAGCCCAAAATCGGCCTGGAGTCAGACATCTGGCCAAACCAGACGCGGGCGGGGGCCATAAACTGGTGTACGGCGATCGCCCCCGCCGCCACCAGGGCCGGCACCCGCAGCTCTTCGATCATCACCCGGTTGAGCACCCCCAGGGTGAGCAGCGACATAATCCCCAGGCCCATGTTGAACACCCCCAGGCGCAGCATGGTGAAAATGCTGAGATTGGGCTTGAGGGTGGCCGCCGAGCCCGGGGCCGAAGGCGAAACATCGGGGCTAGTCATAGGTCGTTATCAAGGTCGTTGAAGAAGCAGATAGAGCCATAGCCGGTCTGGTTAGAACCGTTTTCCTCGGGACGTTCAAACGTTTGAACGCTCCGAGGTTTGCTGAATGTCTTAAGCCAATTGGCCATGGCTATAACACTACCTTAGACCCTAATTGCCAGCTCGCACGACCATCCTCAGCCGCAGGCCGTAGCGACCACAGCCTGCCCAAAAAAGAACCCAGGCTGGGCCCGGGCGTGAGTGTAAGGACTGATGTTGAGCACCCCTGGCCCCAGCCTGAGGAATACCCCGCCGCGTCCAGGCTTAGCCAAAGCGACCCGACACGTAGTCGCGGGTAAACTGCTCCCGGGGGCTATTGAAGATCACCTCAGTGTTGTCGAACTCCACCAGGTACCCCACCTTGCCGCCCTTCTCGGTCGGCTCGGCATTGTAAAAAGCCGTGCGGTCAGACACCCGCGAAGCCTGCTGCATATTGTGGGTGACGATGATGATGGTGTAGTCCTCCTTGAGCTGCTTCATGGTCTCCTCGATCTTAATAGTCGAGATCGGGTCGAGGGCCGAGCAGGGCTCATCCATGAGAATGATGTCGGGCTGAATGGCAATGGCGCGGGCGATAC contains these protein-coding regions:
- the ychF gene encoding redox-regulated ATPase YchF codes for the protein MLRAGIVGLPNVGKSTLFNAVVANAKAQAANFPFCTIEPNVGIVAVPDARLRVLADISSSAETVPARVEFVDIAGLVQGASQGEGLGNQFLANIREVDAIVHVVRCFDDDDIIHVSGSVDPVRDIEVINLELALSDLAQLERRVDRVRKLARADKEAQAELAILEKILPVLNEGKTARQVELDEEAEAIIKPLGLLTRKPVIYATNVSEEDLAGGNPWVEQVRAVAAAEAAQVVVISAQVESELVELNDEERSDFLAALGVEEGGLKTLIRATYELLGLRTYFTTGPKETRAWTIRAGMVAPQAAGVIHTDFERGFIRAETVAYDDLVAAGSMATAKDKGQVRSEGKEYVVQEGDVMLFRFNV
- a CDS encoding thylakoid membrane photosystem I accumulation factor, producing the protein MLRWLSATLPAKLFFADTARLSRGLGLACAALVLWLGLGGQPSALAGLTDDNYDGNIFALYAGNGSLVPPNVSLAESLKYGKPAIVVIYVDDSSDCKRFASVISQLQAPYGRVANFIPIMADSIPVQASYEPSEPGYYFKNAVPQTLVFNAQGELVFNEIGTVSYEAIDDVMREVFDLLPRTESEELRRRPINEVNSELVPEQ
- a CDS encoding inositol monophosphatase family protein; the protein is MAQNFWDEVLAFAGATTKIVGQKLLEDFGQVQADLKADGSLVTRCDRWADDTLRAAIAETFPAHGVLSEEVEHIFPATDWCWIIDPIDGTTNFTRGIPVWGISLGLLYRGTPVFGYVAMPPLNQAFYGYWPGQSGLEMPSGAFCNGRPMHSSTAEPDKTQFFSLCARSTSVLERPFPCKIRMLGSAAYNLLLVGAGWAIGAVEATPKIWDIAAVWAITQAAGATWVPLNDIAPFPLEVGKDYSRHPYPTLAVAQMPLVEQFRPLVQRVAP
- a CDS encoding GDSL-type esterase/lipase family protein — translated: MALPLQPYPQLRSALHRLQGVPPWALLSLVLNGLLFITVVVVLRQLSQAGDAMLPQANAFAADRHVPIAPFEPELGVRHSLDYEQWVALLAAEAEAAVAIDAPRQTILLGDSLTLWFPASMLPGRKTWLNQAISGENSTGLRDRLYLLDNTSPEAVFIMVGINDLIWGGSAADLVYNVRKMVDYLRQTHPQTRVVVQSILPHGGETSTWEGRDRLLTVSPDLIQTVNGQLKLVAVETGADYLNLYPLFVNGEGYLRPDLTTDGLHLNQNGYMVWRTALALFNEAD
- a CDS encoding BCD family MFS transporter, with the protein product MTSPDVSPSAPGSAATLKPNLSIFTMLRLGVFNMGLGIMSLLTLGVLNRVMIEELRVPALVAAGAIAVHQFMAPARVWFGQMSDSRPILGYHRSGYIWLGIAAVAVTAFCALQVVWQIGGRIVEGGWGPAVYPWVGLLGLLFAIYGLALSATSTPFTALLVDVSDEDSRSRLVGIGWAMLMVGIITGVIITSIVLKPIELDAPFEQVRSAVNRLFVIAPAVVCALAVLSTYGIERKYSRLTQRSSLRDREDSLTLGRALKILTASRQTGLFFTFLLVLSLSLFMQDAVLEPYGGEVFGMTIAETTQLNAAFGMGTLLSIIVAGWLVVPRIGKKRTVVLGCGWAALCLVGLTLSGLTGNPTVLLSAVFLFGTASGMLTLGAIVLMLDLTVAETAGTFIGAWGLAQAIARGSATVLGGGVLDLGRALLRTFDGAAEVGQPQAFLAYGLVFTLQAIGMLIAIWLLSRVNIQEFQANAKAAITAALESDMD